The following are encoded together in the Pseudodesulfovibrio indicus genome:
- a CDS encoding DUF2087 domain-containing protein — translation MSRTPMPFYAGDVSALAKNLRLKLQEADGAPGHVELLNMLVKAGGYRNFQHFKAQFEAGQAAVPPEVRGPEVDFKRVKKVVRLFDDQGYLTRWPKKYSERVLCLWVMWSRIEPRTFYNECEISALLEQQHLFEDHALLRRELADHRMVERTSDGSRYRRLETAPPPEAVEVFRRLR, via the coding sequence ATGTCCAGAACCCCCATGCCCTTTTACGCGGGCGACGTTTCCGCATTGGCCAAAAACCTGCGCCTCAAGCTGCAGGAGGCCGACGGAGCGCCCGGCCACGTCGAGCTGCTCAACATGCTCGTCAAGGCCGGAGGCTACCGCAACTTCCAGCACTTCAAGGCCCAGTTCGAGGCCGGGCAGGCTGCCGTGCCGCCCGAGGTCCGAGGTCCCGAGGTGGACTTCAAACGGGTCAAGAAGGTGGTCCGCCTGTTCGACGACCAGGGCTACCTGACCCGCTGGCCCAAGAAGTACTCCGAGCGGGTGCTCTGCCTGTGGGTCATGTGGTCGCGCATCGAGCCGCGCACCTTCTACAACGAGTGCGAGATCAGCGCCCTGCTGGAGCAGCAGCACCTGTTCGAGGACCACGCCCTGCTCCGGCGCGAGCTGGCCGACCACCGCATGGTGGAGCGCACCAGCGACGGCAGCCGCTACCGGCGCCTGGAGACCGCGCCGCCGCCCGAGGCGGTCGAGGTTTTCCGCCGGCTGCGCTAG